The Dethiosulfovibrio peptidovorans DSM 11002 genome has a window encoding:
- a CDS encoding vWA domain-containing protein — protein MASLNMILDQNEMVENPTPRVPVSLVLDVSGSMLGAPIEELNRGVELFFKSLKDDDVARYSAEVSVISFSNEVTQEVDFGPLEKCDIPELKAIGKTRMGGAVSLALESLEKRKELYRTLGVDYYQPWMVIMTDGKPNDDWQLAAAKTSALVDKGKLTVFPIAIGDNACTDTLKEFSPARNPLRLKDLNFQEFFRWLSSSVSKVSQSIPGEKVELDLKGLEGWASL, from the coding sequence ATGGCAAGCCTCAACATGATACTGGATCAGAATGAAATGGTGGAGAATCCCACTCCCAGAGTGCCGGTCTCTCTGGTGCTGGACGTCAGCGGATCGATGCTTGGAGCTCCTATAGAGGAGCTTAACCGTGGAGTTGAGCTCTTCTTCAAGTCCCTTAAGGACGACGATGTGGCCCGTTATTCGGCGGAGGTTAGCGTCATCTCTTTTAGCAACGAGGTAACTCAGGAGGTGGACTTCGGTCCCCTGGAAAAGTGCGATATCCCCGAGCTTAAAGCCATAGGCAAGACCAGGATGGGAGGTGCCGTATCCCTCGCCCTCGAGTCCCTGGAGAAGCGCAAGGAGCTCTATCGCACTCTCGGGGTGGACTACTATCAGCCCTGGATGGTCATCATGACCGACGGAAAGCCTAACGACGATTGGCAGCTCGCCGCGGCCAAAACCAGCGCACTGGTGGATAAGGGCAAGCTTACCGTTTTTCCCATAGCCATCGGGGATAACGCCTGTACCGACACCTTGAAGGAATTCTCCCCCGCCAGAAATCCCCTGAGGCTGAAGGACCTCAACTTCCAGGAATTCTTCCGCTGGCTCAGCTCCAGCGTCTCCAAGGTCTC
- a CDS encoding sigma 54-interacting transcriptional regulator, with protein MARIRSASLFKVFLCGDEAVKRGLETLVAEWKERCLLSVSRREEMKEVDFEIVDDPKKATVAMGFPAELLDGLKGKREKTLSVIVVLKDSSWDGSVEKLHGDIYSSVVGIFRQSHLGLTDQQDRDLDELARLQSTLTSLFRAELRKKSGEEVLYKSVAWKAKIAKGSGPSFFSLCADPSTQELMDDLKSGLRSVTDERALCSLRIYREEVKKFVKRDGQKIEIVANYLSEKGSDFPRVPSILLLGETGTGKSLLARWIAEALFPGQDDGFASMNISAVPSDLVDTMLFGAVEGAYSGMKKGEDLLGFFPSNVGKVVFLDEIGDMRSDHQTRLLTYMDGGTITPVGYHRPIPVPVILVAATNRPLKEWVSSGDDGFRADLLHRFDHVVEVPPIRERQGDRKLLLSLILQDEDVNPDERVPKISLDAIKYLVEKEYPGNFRELRFIVRRAVQKAIKEGSDMLCLRHCL; from the coding sequence ATGGCGAGAATTAGGAGCGCATCTCTTTTCAAGGTCTTTTTGTGCGGAGATGAGGCGGTAAAAAGAGGGCTGGAGACTCTGGTGGCAGAGTGGAAAGAAAGATGTTTGCTGAGCGTTTCCCGTCGAGAAGAGATGAAAGAGGTCGATTTCGAGATCGTGGACGATCCGAAAAAGGCCACCGTAGCAATGGGTTTCCCCGCCGAACTTCTGGATGGCCTGAAAGGCAAGAGAGAAAAGACACTGTCGGTGATCGTCGTCTTGAAGGACTCCTCCTGGGACGGTTCTGTAGAGAAGCTCCACGGTGACATATATTCCTCCGTGGTAGGTATTTTTCGTCAAAGCCACCTGGGGCTCACCGACCAACAGGACAGGGACCTGGACGAGTTGGCCAGGCTTCAATCCACTCTTACGTCCCTTTTTAGGGCGGAATTACGGAAAAAATCAGGAGAGGAGGTCCTCTATAAAAGCGTAGCCTGGAAGGCGAAGATAGCTAAGGGATCCGGTCCTAGCTTTTTCAGCCTATGTGCCGATCCCTCCACCCAGGAACTGATGGACGACCTTAAGTCCGGTCTGAGATCCGTCACGGACGAGAGAGCCCTTTGCAGCCTCCGTATTTACAGAGAGGAGGTAAAAAAGTTCGTCAAGAGAGACGGTCAAAAAATAGAGATTGTAGCCAATTACCTTAGTGAAAAAGGCTCTGACTTTCCTCGCGTACCCTCGATCCTTCTTTTGGGAGAGACCGGCACCGGTAAAAGTCTGTTGGCTCGATGGATTGCCGAAGCCCTGTTCCCCGGACAGGACGATGGATTTGCATCGATGAACATCTCCGCCGTTCCCTCCGATCTAGTGGACACCATGCTCTTCGGGGCGGTGGAAGGGGCTTACTCCGGCATGAAAAAGGGAGAGGATCTCTTAGGATTTTTTCCTTCCAATGTAGGCAAGGTCGTCTTTCTGGACGAAATTGGCGACATGAGGTCGGATCACCAGACCAGGCTCCTAACCTACATGGACGGTGGAACGATCACACCGGTGGGCTATCACAGGCCCATACCTGTACCGGTGATATTGGTGGCGGCAACGAATCGCCCCCTTAAAGAATGGGTCTCCTCTGGAGACGATGGGTTTAGAGCCGACCTTCTTCACCGTTTCGACCATGTGGTGGAGGTCCCCCCTATAAGAGAAAGACAGGGAGACCGTAAACTGTTGCTTAGCCTGATCTTGCAGGACGAAGATGTAAATCCGGACGAGCGAGTTCCCAAGATATCCTTGGATGCCATAAAGTACCTGGTCGAAAAGGAATACCCCGGTAACTTCAGGGAATTGAGGTTTATCGTGCGCAGAGCCGTCCAGAAAGCCATCAAAGAAGGTTCTGATATGCTGTGTCTGAGGCACTGTCTGTAG